The window GAGTCAATAGCCGCTCAAGCTCACGCTCGGCAGTCATCCGATGCAATGGTTTAGGGTATGGGCAATCCGCCGAAGCCGAATGTTCGCCGAAGCGCGCTATCCCCCGAATCCGGGTGGTGCGCGTTCGTCACCCCTGCCGGCCGTGCTTGCGCAGGAGGGCCAACCACTGGTCCTCGGAGAGGATCGGGACACCGAGCGCCTTGGCCTTGTCGAGCTTCGCGCCGGCGCCCGGACCGGCGATGATGTAATCCGTGCTCCTGGAGACCGAACCGGCCGCCCTGGCGCCCAGGCGCTTGGCCTCTGCTTCCGCTTCGTCGCGCGTCATGCGCTCTAGGGTTCCAGTGAAGACAACGGTTTTTCCCGCAATAGGGCTGCTCTCGGCCGGACGTTTGGCATCGCGGATGCGGATCTGCGCGGTGAGCCGTTCGACAAGGTCGCAATTGTGTTTCTCACTGAAGAATTCCGCGAGACTGTCGATCACCGCATCGCCGATCTGACCCAGAGCATCCATCGCGCGCCGCGCCTGAACGTCGCCTCTCGCAACTTTCATACACGCGTCGCGAAGCGCGTTCCATGACCCATAGCCGCGGGCAAGAAGGCGCGCGGTGCTCTCGCCGACATGACGGATGCCGAGCGCATAGATGAAGCGCTCCAGTGCAATCTCGCGCCGGGCGCGGATCGCTCTGAACAGCTTGCCCACCGATCTTTGCCCGTAGCCTTGGCGTTCCTCAAGCTTGATCCTTCCGTTGCGTGCTTCGAGGGTGAAGATGTCGACCGGCTCCTTGACCCATCCCTCCGCAAAGAACAATGCGATCTGCTTCTCACCGAGACCGTCGATATCGAAGGCGCGGCGCGAGACGAAGTGTCTCAGATGCTCGAGAGTCTGGTAAGGGCAGGCGAACGCGCCCGTGCAGCGCGAGATCGCTCCTTTCTCACCGGAGGCCGTGATGTCGCGCACGACATCGGTCTTCAGTCTGCAGGGACATTTCTTCGGAAAATGATATGGCTTCGCGCTTTTCGGCCGCTTTTCCAGCACCACGCCCAGCACCTGGGGGATCACGTCCCCCGCGCGCTGGATGGTCACGGTGTCGCCGATCCGCACATCCAGCCGCGCGATCTCGTCCGCATTGTGCAGCGTCGCGTTCTCGACCACGACACCGCCGATGGTGACGGGTGCAAGCCGGGCGACGGGCGTCAGCGCGCCGGTGCGCCCGACCTGAATGTCGATCGCGTTAATGACTGTTGTTGCTTTTTGCGCTGCAAACTTGTGCGCCAGCGCCCAGCGCGGGCTGCGGGAGACAAAACCGAGGCGCTCCTGCCAATCGATGCGATCGACCTTATAGACGACGCCGTCGATGTCATAGTCGAGCGTGCCCCGTTGCAGCTCCATGGCATGATGGAAGGCAAGGAGAGCCTCGGCGGCGCGGCAGGTCTTCGTCAATGGACTAGTCTTGAAGCCGCATTCGGCGAACCACCTTTCCATCCCAGACTGCGTATCCGCCGGCATGCGGCTCATCTCGCCCCAGGCATAGGCGAAGAAGCCGAGTTGCCGCGACGCCGTGATCGTGGGGTCGAGCTGGCGCAGCGAGCCCGCTGCGGCGTTCCGGGGGTTGGCAAAAGCTGGCTTCCCGGCAGCGCGTTGCCGCTCGTTCAGGGCGAGAAAGACGGACTTGGTCATGTAGACCTCGCCACGGATCTCGCAAATCTCCGGCAGTGCCTTGCCCGTCAGGCGATGGGGAATGTCCGTTACCGTTCGGACGTTCGCGGTGACGTCCTCACCTTCCGTCCCGTCACCGCGAGTGGCGCCCGCGACGAGCCGTCCCGATTCGTAGCGCAGCGACAGACAGAGACCGTCAATCTTCGGCTCGGCGAGCAACGCGATCTCCTCGTCACCACCCAGTCCCAGGAGCCGGCGAACCCGTTGGACGAATCTCCGGACATCTTCATCCGTGAACGCGTTATCGAGCGACAGGACCGGCACGCGGTGCCGCACCTTGGCGAAAGCGGCGGCGGGTGCGGCACCCACCCGGCGAGAAGGGGAGTCCGCTCGCACGAGATCGGGAAACCGCGCCTCGATCGCCGCATTGCGCGCCCGTAAGGCGTCGTAATCCGCATCTGAGATGATCGGCGCGTCTTTCTGGTAGTAGCGCCGATCGTGCTCGGCAATCTCGGCCGCGAGCCGCTTCAGCTCACGCGCGGCCTGCGCCCGCGTCAGGGCGTCGACTTCTGCGATCGCTCCGGGACGGAGCGAGGAGACGGAGCGTCGGAGAGGACGAGACGGTCCAGTCATGGCCGGTTCACGCACGAGTTACGAAACATGGCCGCGCGGGAGGGCATGGAACGACGATTGAAGGCGTTCTGAGGTGCAATCGATCATCAGCGCCGCGACGTACACCGACATTGACCTGTGTCAACCGTCATCGCCGAGCCAGGCAAGATCTAGCTGGCCGCGGTCTTGCTTGCGACAAGCCAACGAGGTCAACAACCGCGAGCACTCCGTTTCGGGCGAGGTCCTCGGCTTCAAGAGATGGGTGCGGCGAATGGCTCTGGGTGCCGGCGCAGCGCCCCATGTCGCTCCAGCAAGGCGCGGCGGTCGAAGCAGGCTCTACTCGGTTCTATAGGTCTTCACGGGCTGACGAGAACCGGAAAGGACGCCGCAAGTCCATCGATGATGTACTGAATGGCGAGGCCGGCGAGCACGATGCCGAACACTCGGCCGGCGACATTGACACCGATCAGACCAAGGTGGCTCATCAACCGTGACGCGAATAGAAAGACCGCTAGAGACAACAGCAAGGTCGCAATTAGTATGGCCACCGCGCTGGACTGAAGAACGATATCGCTGCCCGCCTTTCCGGTAATGAGTATAACCGACGTTATGGCGCCGGGACCGGCAACGAGCGGCACGGCAAGAGGAACGCCAGCGATATCGGTGCTTTCTTCCGCCTCCCGTTCTTCGGCTTCAGTCGCGGTGCGCAGCCCGCTGGGCCGCACAAGGATTATATCAACAGAAAGTAGCAATAGCAGCAGACCGCCTGCTACTCGAAATGCCGGAAGCGATATTCCCAGAAAGCGGAAAACGGCGTCTCCTGCGAGCGCAAACACCAACAATGCCACGGCGGCAAAAACGACCATACGGACTGCGATTCTGCGGCGCGCGGCTGCGCTCTTCCGCGCGGTTAAAGCCATGAATATGGGGAGGACGCCGATTGGATCGATGACGACGAAGAATGTAACAAAGGTAGCCGCAGCAAATTCCAGTCGGTCCAAGGCGCTCACCGCGATTCGTTTAGCCAGCCGTTGGCTGATTGAAGCCCTCCCATGGTCGTATCACCCATGGTGGCATGCGGAAGCGGTGACTGCTCTTCGGGCGATGGCCCGCGTGCAGCGAATGGCGCGTGGGGAAATCACGCTCCGTCACATCGCCATTTCGGACTCCGGCGTGTGTTCCTTCTTGGCTTCCGGGATTTCCGTCATCGTCGCCTCGGTCAGCAACAGGACGCTTGCAACCGAAACGGCGTTCTCAAGTGCAATGCGCACAACCTTTGTCGGATCGATAATTCCGGCCTCGATCAGATCCACATACTGCTTGTGCGCGGCGTCGAAGCCCTCGCTACCTTTCCCACTCAACATGCGCGCGACGACCACGCCGCCATCCACCGCGGAATTCTCTGCAATCTGGCGCGCCGGCGCCTCGAGCGCGCGCTTGAGAATCTGGATTCCGGTGCGCTCGTCTCCCTCGCACCTGGCTTCCTCCGCCGCAACCGCCTCGACGCAGCGCAGCAGCGCGAGTCCGCCGCCTGGAACGACACCCTCGGCGACCGCAGCCTTGGTCGCGCTGATCGCATCGTCGAGCGCCTCCTTCTTCGACTTCATCTCAGCCTCGGACGGAGCGCCGACCCGGATCACCGCCACCCCGCCCGCGAGCTTGGCGAGACGCTCCTCCAGCTTCTCGCGATCATAGTCGCTCGTCGCCTTCTCGATTTCGCGGCGGATCTGCTGAATGCGGCCGTCGATCTCCTTGCGCTCGCCCGCGCCACCAATGATGGTGGTGTTGTCCTTGTCGACGACCACGCGCTTGGCGCGGCCGAGCTGTTCGATGGCCACATGTTCGAGCTTGACGCCAAGCTCCTCGGAAATCACCTGGCCGCCGGTCAGCACTGCGATGTCCTGCAGCATCGCCTTGCGCCGGTCGCCAAATCCCGGCGCCTTGACGGCGCAGCTCTTCAGCGCCCCCCGGATATGATTGACGATCAGCGTAGCGAGCGCCTCGCCCTCGACGTCTTCCGCCACGACGAGGAGGGGCGATGCCGCTTTCGCGATCTGCTCTAGCAGCGGGACCAGGTCCTTGAGGATACTGATCTTGCGGTCGGAGATGAGGATGAGGGCGTCCTCCATCACCGCCTCCATCTTCTCGGGATTGGTGATGAAATAGGGGGACACAAAGCCGCGGTCGAACCGCATGCCTTCGACGACTTCAACCGTCGTCTCGGTGGTCTTGGATTCCTCTACGGTGATGACGCCGTCATCGCCGACTTTTTCCATGGCGTCGGCAACGAGTTCGCCGATCGCCGGATCATTGTGCGCCGAAATCGCCGCGACCTGCGCCTTTTCCTTCTGGGTCTTCACCGGACGCGACAATGCGCGTAGCGCCGCGATGGCGCATTTGGCGGCCCGATCAAGGCCGCGCTTGATGTCGATCGCACTCGCTCCGGCCACCACGTTGCGGACCCCATCGGCGAAGATTGCGTGGGCGAGGATAGTCGACGTACTCGTTCCATCACCCACCATGTCACCTGTCTTCTCCGCCGCCTGCCGAAGCATGCGGGCGCCGAGGTTTTCCTCAGCATCCTTCAGGTCGAATTCCTTGGCGATCGTGACGCCGTCGTTGCAGACGATCGGAGCGCCCCATTTCTTCTCGATCAGCACCGACTTGGATCTCGGACCCAAGGTCACGCGCACGGCGTCCGCGAGCTGCGTCGCGCCGCGCAGAATCTTTTCCCGCGCGGCCGATCGGAACAGGACTTGCTTATGTGGCATCTCCGATCACCCTCCTTCGCGAATGCCTGACCAGGTTTGCTCGGCTTCTTCTTCGTCATGCAATAAGATATCGACGATCTGCGCGATCAGTCCGGTCTGCGGATGGCCGCTCTTTGCCAGAACGTCGCCGTCACCGAGCGCCCACACAGCGGCTTCTTCGATCTCGGCGAGCGTCGGCTGCAATGCCAGGATCTCGATAATGTTGGACTCGCCGATATCGCCCAGGATGTTTCGGACATCGTCACCGCATGCGGCGCCGGAGGCCACGGCAATCATCTCCTGTTTTGAGATCGCAGTCGAAGTCGTGGGAGTCCACACTCTCATAATGCATGAGTTAACCGCCGGCGTTGATTTGGCTCAAACTTCGTGCGTAAAGCCGCGGCCGTCCCCCAAAATCACGTGGAGACCACTTTTCGAGTTCCCGCCCGTAGCTGCTCGAACAGGCGCCGGTCTCGCTCGGTCAGGCGCTGCGGGATATGCACCTGCAGCCGCACATAGATGTCGCCGCGAACCCCGCCGCCGAACTGCGGCAGGCCTTTGCCGCGCAAGCGGAGGACTGTGTCAGGCTGCGTACCCGGATCGACTTTGGCCGAGACCGGCTTCTCAAGCGTGGGAACTTCAATGCTCGTGCCGAGGACCGCGTCGACCACATCGATGGTTTCGACCCGGTAGAGGTCGCGACCGTGACGTTCGAAGCGCGGATCGTCAGCCGTGCGGATGACGACGAAGAGATCGCCCGACGGCAGCCCCGGCTTTTCCGCCGGTTGTCCGTGGCCGGGCACGCGCAAGGCCATGCCGTCCTCCACCCCGACCGGAATGCGGACTGTGAGGGTTTCGTCGTTCATGACTTGCCCTGTCCCCCCGCACTCTGGGCACGGCGTGTCGATGATCGTTCCCCTGCCGGCGCAGTCGGGGCAGGTCGTAATCTGCTGCAGCGTGACGCCCTGCTTGCGCTGGCTGTGCACGAGCTGTCCGCTGCCGCCACATTTGGAGCAGGTGCGCGGCTTTGTTCCCGCCTTGGCGCCGGATCCTTGGCAGGCTCGACAGGGTACCGGACGCCTGACATGGACCGTTTCTTCGCCCCCGGTCAGGACGCGCTCAAGGGGGATAGTGACCGTCGCCTCGAGATTCTCACCGTGGCGCGGCGCTCTAGGACGCCGGAACAGGCGATCGAACGGGCCGGCGCCGCCGAAATCGAAGCCGAGCCCGCCAAAGATGTCCTCGAAATTGATCCCGCCGAACAGGTCCTCGGCGGAAAAGCCAGCAATGCCGGCGTGGCCGCGGGCATCGTATTCAGCGCGCTTCCTCGGGTCGCTCAAGACCGCATAGGCTTCGGCGATCTCCTTGAACCGCTCGCTCGCCCCCGGGTCCTTGTTTCGATCAGGGTGATATTTGAGCGCGAGCTGCCGAAAGGCATCTTTGATGACCTTGATGTCCGCATCGCGCGGAACTCCGAGTACTTCATAGTAGTCGCGCGGCTCGGCCACGGCTGCCAGCCCACCTATCGCTTGTCGCCCGCAGTCTCCTTGTACTCCGCGTCAACCACCCGGCCGCCCGGACCGGGTCCGGTCGGTCGCGCCTCACCGGTTGGCCCGCTCACATCGGGCCTAGGCTGCGGTCCCGCTTGGGGTGCCTGCGCGTAAAGCACCTGGCCTGCCTCCTGCAGCACGGTCTTCAAGGCTTCCGCCTTCTGAGAAGCGAGCTCGGCATCGCGCTTTGCAAGCGCCTCGCGTCCCTCACGCAGCGCCGTTTCGACGCGCCGACGCAGGTCGTCGGACAGCTGGGGCCCGAAATCGGCCAGCGTGCGCTCGGCCTGATAGCAGATCGCATCCGCATTGTTGAGCTTCTCGGCCTGGTCGCGGCGTCTCTTGTCCTGCTCCGCAAACTGTTGCGCCTGATCGATCATGCGCTGCTTTTCCGCGTCCGGCAGACGCGTAGACCCGGTGATACGGATGGACTGCGAGCGCTGACTCGCCATGTCCTTGGCCGTCACGTTGAGGATGCCATCGGCATCAATATCGAACGTGACCTCGATCTTCGGTACGCCCCGCGGGGCCGGAGGGAGCCCATCGAGGTTGAATTGTCCGAGGCTTGTATTGTCGAGCGCCATCGGCCGCTCGCCCTGAAAGACGTGCACGGTGACACTGGTCTGCATATCGGCCGCGGTCGTGAAGATTTCCGAGCGCTTGACCGGGACAGGGGTGTTGCGCGCAATCAGCGGCGTCGCGACGCCACCGAGAGTCTCGATGCCGAGCGTGAGCGGTGTAACGTCGACAAGGACGATCGAGCCGACATCGCCGGCCAGCACACCGGCCTGAATCGCCGCCCCTTGGGCCACGCATTCCATCGGATCGATGCCGGTCTCGCCCTTATGCCCGGTGAGATCCTCGAAGAAGCTTCGCACCATTGGCATACGCGTCGGTCCGCCGACGAAAACCAGGCGATCGATCTTGTTAGGCTCGATACCGGCATCGTGAAAGGCTTGCAGGACCGGCTCGCGGCAGCGTTCGACAACCGGCCTTACGATACGCTCGAGATCGGTGCGCGTGAGGTCGATCTCGAAATGAACCGGTCCCGAAGGGCCCGCGGCGAGAAACGGCAAGGTGATATGCGTTGTCGTATTGGTGGACAACTCTATCTTGGCAACTTCACCGGCCTCTGTGATGCGCGTCGCCGCCATACGGTCCGCACGCACATCGGCACCACTTTGTGCTTTGAAACGGTCGGCAAGAAACTCGAACACCAGCTTGTCCATGTCGGTGCCGCCAAGTTGCGTGTTCCCGCTCGTCGCCTTCACTTCGAAGACACCCTTGCCGAATTCCATGATGGTCACGTCGAGGGTGCCGCCGCCGAAGTCGACGACCGCAATGCGCAACTCCTGCCCCAGGCGATCGAGCCCGTAGGCAAGCGCGGCCGCCGTCGGCTCGTTCACCAATCGCACCACCTCGAGGCCGGCGATGCGGGCTGAATCCTTCGTCGCATTGCGCTGATTATCGTTGAAATAGGCGGGCACCGTGATCACGGCCTGCTTGACAGGCTCACCGAGGAACGCCTCGGCATCCCGCTTGATCTTCTGCAGAAGAAACCCCGAAAGCTCCTCCGGCGAAAACTCGCGCTCTCGCAGCCGGACCTTCTCGCGCCGGCCCATGAGGCGCTTGAACGCCGTCGCCGTCCCATCGGGATTGACGGTTGCTTGCCGGCGCGCCGGTTCCCCGATGATGATCTGGCCATCCGCCGTGAGCGCGACGTAGCTTGGAAAAGCCTTCCCGCCGAGCGTGATGCCTTCGGCGCTCGGAATGATCATCGGCCGGCCTCCGCGGAGAACCGCAGCGGCCGAGTTGGAGGTGCCGAGGTCGATACCGATAATGGGCATAAGTAACAAAATATCAGGCGGGGCCGAGGGTGCTTTGACCTGGATCAAGGCGAACAGATCCCAGTGGACGCATGAGTTAAATCCGTCGTTTCCAATTCCATATGGAGGACCTACCCATGGCCGAAGCATCAAGCAAGGTACCGGTGAAGATGGAAGAAAAGGCTCCCGCGCGGGAAACCGCGCTGCAGGCCTGGCGGCCGTTCGAAACCCTGCGACGTGAAGTCGATCGGCTTTTCGAGGATTTCGACCGGGGATTCTGGCGGTCACCGTTCCGGCGCTCAATGTTCGACATCGAGCCGTTCTGGGGCCGCGCAAAAAGCTGGACCGCGGAACCCGCCGTTGACATCGTCGAGAAGGAGAAGGCCTACGAGATTACGGCCGAGCTTCCCGGCCTGGACGAGAAGAACATCGAGGTGAAGCTCGCCAACGGCGGCCTGACGATCAAGGGCGAAAAGCAGGAGGAGAAGGAGGAAAAGAAAAAGGACTATTACCTCCACGAACGCAGCTTCGGCTCCTTCGAGCGCTGCTTCGCGGTGCCGGAAGGCGTCGACACCGACAAGGTCGAGGCGAGCTTCAAGAAGGGCGTGCTGACGGTCACGCTCCCGAAGAAGCCCGAGGCGATCAAGCCGGAGAAGAAGATCGAGGTCAAATCAGCCGCCTAATCCTCCAGCAAATCAGCCGGCGGACTGAAGCGTAGTGCCGTCCGAGCCCCATCAGCGGCTCGGACGGCAGCCTGTGCGAGGGATCGGGAGAGCTGCCATGCGTCTTTTGATCGCGACCTTCTCCATTGTCTTGGCGTTGTCACAGTTTGCTTTGGCGCAGGAACCGCCACCAGTCCGGACAGCGAGTCCGCTGCAAGGTGTTTCGACGCTCGCCCCCCTGGTCAAAAAAGTTATGCCGAGCGTCGTGAATATCGCGATCAAGGGCCGCATGGCCCAAGAGCAGAACCCTCTGCTCAACGACCCCTTCTTTCGTCGCTTCTTCAATATTCCCGAAATGCCCGTTGAGAGGGAAATCCGCGCCGCCGGGTCGGGCGTGATCGTTGATGCGCGGCAGGGCCTCGTGATCACGAACAATCATGTCGTCGAGCATGCCGACGAGATCTCGGTCACGCTCACCGATGGCCGTCGCTTTCAGGCTAAACTGGTCGGCGCCGACGCGGATACGGATGTGGCTGTGATCAAGATACCGACGGAGAATTTGGTCGCGCTCCCGCTTGGCGATTCCGACAAGCTCGAGGTCGGTGATTTCGTGGTGGCGATCGGCAATCCGTTCGGGCTGGGCCAGACCGTCACTTCGGGAATTGTCAGCGCCCTGCGGCGCACTGGCCTCGGCATCAAGGGTTATGAGGACTTCATCCAGACCGACGCGCCAATCAACCCCGGCAATTCGGGCGGTGCGCTGGTCGATCTGCAGGGCGAGCTGATCGGGATCAATACCGCGATCATCGGCCCAAGCGGCGGTAATGTCGGCATCGGATTTGCAATCCCTTCGAACATGGTGCGCGACGTCATGGACCAGCTTGTAAAGTACGGCCACGTTCGGCGGGGACAGCTCGGCATCACGATCCAGGACCTGACCCCCGATATCGCGCAGGCACTAGGGTTGCACACCCAACAGGGAGGTGCGGTCATCGCCGGGGTTGAACCGGGGTCGCCAGCGGAGCGCGCCGGCCTGAAGGCAGGCGACGTCATCACCGAAATTGGCAAGTCCGCCGTGCGGGACTCCGCCGATCTGCGCAACAAGATTGGCCTGTTGCCCGTTGGCGAAACAACCGAACTGACAGTCTTGCGCGGCGGGAGATCCATGACTGTGCGCGCCACGCTGACGGCGCGGCCCAGGACCGTTTTGCAGGGCGGAGAGCTCAGCCCCCTCTTGGAGGGCGCTTCCTTCGCTCCGACAAGCCCAAATGCCACGGCACGCGGCATCGAAATCGTGACCATCCAGACTGGAAGCGCGGCATGGGCAGCCGGGCTGCGCATGGGCGACGTGGTCACATCCGTCAATCAGGAGCCGGTGGCAAATCCCGGCGATTTTGCGGCCAAAGTCCAGGAATCGCCGAAGCGCCTGCTGCTCAATCTCCTACGGGAGGGACGCGCCTTGTTCATCGTTTTACAGGCCTAGCAAGTAAAGGAAGCGGGCGCGCATCGAGAGAGGACGGACACGCGACAGTGCGCGAATATGGGTTCCGCCTATGATCCAAATGAAAGGAGGCAAAGACCATGAAGGCCAGTGACGTCATGTCATCGCCCGTCATTACGGTGAAGCCCTATGCATCGGTGAAGGAAGCGGCCACGCTATTTCTGGACCGTGGGATTAGCGCTGTTCCTGTTGTTGACGATGCCGGCAGGCTCGTCGGGATCGTGAGCGAAGGCGACCTGATCCACCGATCGGAGATCGGAACGGAACGACGCCGTTCCTGGTGGCTGTTGCTCGTCGCGGAGGAACAGGCGCTTGCAGCCGACTACATTAAGACGCATGCGATCAAGGTTGCCGACGTGATGACACGAACGGTCATTACCGCTACGCCGGAAACGCCGCTGCACGAAATAGCGATGACGATGGAAAAGAATGGGATCAAACGCGTACCCATTGTGAGGGATGGGCAACTTGTCGGAATCGTCAGCCGAGCTAATCTTGTGCAAGCCTTCGCCAGCAGCGGAACAAAGCTCGAAATCCCGCTGTCGGATACGACGGTTCGCGACAAGCTGATGGAGAAGCTCAAACAGCAAAGCTGGGCTCACACCGGCCTTTTGAATGTGACCGTGAATGATGGCGTCGTCGACCTCTGGGGCTTCAGCAGCTCGGAGACGGAACGCAATGCCGTTCGCGTGGCTGCGGAAACGACGTCAGGGGTACGGGCGGTCAACGATCACATTCTGATCAGGCGCATGGAAGCAGCGGCGTAGGAATCCCATCAACGTTCACGCCGCCGGTCAAGCCGGCGCGCTGGCGGCAAAGCTTTTAAAAGCGGGGGCCTGTAGCGGATTGATGTAGTCAGCGATGCGCGAAAAGGAGGAACTCAGCGCTTCCGCGGACATATCGCTGCTTACCCAAGCTGCTCGTTATGCAACGCGGTCGGTAAGGCCAGGGTTGGCGAGACTAGCGCGTGCTACCCGCTCCTAAACGTTTCGCTTACGCCGCCATTATGCGCGACACTTCTGTTCATGGCTGCCGTCGGGACCAGCGCGGCGGCGTTTACCGTGTTTGGGAAGCACCGCCGTCAGAGACACCGCACAAGGCAGCCGTTGCACTCGGTCCGGCGCGCGGTGGCAGCCGCGACCTAAATGCTGCTCACGGACCGTCCCACTTTCCCAATCTTCACAATCAGTAAAGAGGTGCAACAAGCCAAGCTGCCAAAAGCTCTGCACCGCTGGGGCCGTTTCTCGGAAGGTAACCCTTTGAATTCTGGCGCCCGCGAATCGATGATGCGTGCCGGGCTCATGTGCCGAATATCGTCGACAGCCAGAAGATGAAATTCCTTTCTCCAGTCTTATGAAGGAGAAGGATTGGTGGTGCGCAAGAGCTCCGTCCGGAGGTGTCCTCTCGGCGTCTCAGCGCTAGCGGGCTTCCACCCCCCAGCGCAGCGCTCACGGTTGCCGGCACCAAGGGGCATCAAGGCGAGCCGCGATGGTCTCCCATCGGAGTCGTTCCAAGAGATCGGCGTTCAGAACTTCAGCATGCCCCGCGGCGGTGATCCGCACGGCTTCGTGGCGGCTATCGGTATCGCGTCCGCCGCGCGCCGTGAGCGTAGATTGCGTCCGTCGTTGTGCCGATCATGAGGCCGGCACCGGGACGCATCAGCCCGGTCATCGGCCGGTTCGCCATGAGAATCAGCCAGTCTCACCACTCGACCGCATTGCCGCGGCAGTCCGTCACCGACCCCGCGCTGCCGCCTTAACGGCCGGTGTGATGTGGCGGCGGACATCGTCGAAACGGGTCTGGAAGACCGGGATGACGCGGGTCAGGGGCGCCCGTTCCTGCACGGTCGAAACCAAGGTGAAGGTGCGCGGGTGTTCAAGCCAGGGTCTCCTTGCGGGTTGAGGTTCGCAGACCGTCCCTGCATGTCTCTCAAAGCGCTAGAGTCCGCGTCGCCCCTCTCCAACCTGTCCGGCGAAAGAATTTCCCCGGCCCGCAAGCGGGCCTCCTCGCGGACGCTTCGCTCCAAATTCTCCCGCCTCCCAGGTCCTCCACTGCGTTCCGGCCGCTCGGCTCACGCTCGCGGTGATGAGGGGCGCCTTGCGGTCTCTGAGCGCCGAGCCATCGCAGGACGGTCCTGCGACGCAAGCGAAAGGAGACACATCATGGCCATCACCCTCGGCACCTTCACCAAGCTCGACGACGGCGTCTTCACGGGCACCCTCAAGACCCTCAACGTCACCGCCGCGCTCACCATCGTTCCGATCGACAAGATGTCCGAGAACGCGCCCGACTATCGGGTCTATGCCGGCCAGCGCTACGAGGTCGGAGCGGCCTGGAGCCAGGTCGCGAAGTCGAGCGGCGAGACCTACCTGAACCTTAAGATCGGCGCGCCGGAGTTCGGGCCGAACTGGGTCCGGGCCCGGCTGGTCAAGCTCGAGAACCCCAACGGGGACGGCGCCACACACATCGCGCTGTGGGAACCGCGCGACCGATAACGCCCCCAAGCCCCGTCGCGGATCGCCGCGGCGGGGCTTTCCTTCTGCGTGTGATTTCGCACGCCCGCTCGAATTCGCGGGGGGTGCCTTTTCGAGCGTCCCGGAACCCGCCCCATCGCGCCCATCCTCGCTCGGCACGCTGCCGTGTTCGCCGTCGTCGCCTGCATCGCAACCGGGGAGCG is drawn from Pseudomonadota bacterium and contains these coding sequences:
- the dnaK gene encoding molecular chaperone DnaK; protein product: MPIIGIDLGTSNSAAAVLRGGRPMIIPSAEGITLGGKAFPSYVALTADGQIIIGEPARRQATVNPDGTATAFKRLMGRREKVRLREREFSPEELSGFLLQKIKRDAEAFLGEPVKQAVITVPAYFNDNQRNATKDSARIAGLEVVRLVNEPTAAALAYGLDRLGQELRIAVVDFGGGTLDVTIMEFGKGVFEVKATSGNTQLGGTDMDKLVFEFLADRFKAQSGADVRADRMAATRITEAGEVAKIELSTNTTTHITLPFLAAGPSGPVHFEIDLTRTDLERIVRPVVERCREPVLQAFHDAGIEPNKIDRLVFVGGPTRMPMVRSFFEDLTGHKGETGIDPMECVAQGAAIQAGVLAGDVGSIVLVDVTPLTLGIETLGGVATPLIARNTPVPVKRSEIFTTAADMQTSVTVHVFQGERPMALDNTSLGQFNLDGLPPAPRGVPKIEVTFDIDADGILNVTAKDMASQRSQSIRITGSTRLPDAEKQRMIDQAQQFAEQDKRRRDQAEKLNNADAICYQAERTLADFGPQLSDDLRRRVETALREGREALAKRDAELASQKAEALKTVLQEAGQVLYAQAPQAGPQPRPDVSGPTGEARPTGPGPGGRVVDAEYKETAGDKR
- a CDS encoding Hsp20/alpha crystallin family protein, yielding MAEASSKVPVKMEEKAPARETALQAWRPFETLRREVDRLFEDFDRGFWRSPFRRSMFDIEPFWGRAKSWTAEPAVDIVEKEKAYEITAELPGLDEKNIEVKLANGGLTIKGEKQEEKEEKKKDYYLHERSFGSFERCFAVPEGVDTDKVEASFKKGVLTVTLPKKPEAIKPEKKIEVKSAA
- a CDS encoding DegQ family serine endoprotease yields the protein MRLLIATFSIVLALSQFALAQEPPPVRTASPLQGVSTLAPLVKKVMPSVVNIAIKGRMAQEQNPLLNDPFFRRFFNIPEMPVEREIRAAGSGVIVDARQGLVITNNHVVEHADEISVTLTDGRRFQAKLVGADADTDVAVIKIPTENLVALPLGDSDKLEVGDFVVAIGNPFGLGQTVTSGIVSALRRTGLGIKGYEDFIQTDAPINPGNSGGALVDLQGELIGINTAIIGPSGGNVGIGFAIPSNMVRDVMDQLVKYGHVRRGQLGITIQDLTPDIAQALGLHTQQGGAVIAGVEPGSPAERAGLKAGDVITEIGKSAVRDSADLRNKIGLLPVGETTELTVLRGGRSMTVRATLTARPRTVLQGGELSPLLEGASFAPTSPNATARGIEIVTIQTGSAAWAAGLRMGDVVTSVNQEPVANPGDFAAKVQESPKRLLLNLLREGRALFIVLQA
- a CDS encoding CBS domain-containing protein — encoded protein: MKASDVMSSPVITVKPYASVKEAATLFLDRGISAVPVVDDAGRLVGIVSEGDLIHRSEIGTERRRSWWLLLVAEEQALAADYIKTHAIKVADVMTRTVITATPETPLHEIAMTMEKNGIKRVPIVRDGQLVGIVSRANLVQAFASSGTKLEIPLSDTTVRDKLMEKLKQQSWAHTGLLNVTVNDGVVDLWGFSSSETERNAVRVAAETTSGVRAVNDHILIRRMEAAA
- a CDS encoding DUF736 domain-containing protein, translated to MAITLGTFTKLDDGVFTGTLKTLNVTAALTIVPIDKMSENAPDYRVYAGQRYEVGAAWSQVAKSSGETYLNLKIGAPEFGPNWVRARLVKLENPNGDGATHIALWEPRDR